Genomic DNA from Melioribacteraceae bacterium 4301-Me:
TGTTAAAATGACATCTGCGTTTTTGTCTGTTTATGAACTTGCTAAGAAGCAAAAACTTTATATGAGAGATGCCGCTTATGTTATTTCTGTTAGTCGTGTTGCACAAGCTTGTAAAGATAGAGGTTGGGTATAAGATTAAAATTATTTTAATAGGTTCACGTGGGACAAAAAACAACGAAAAACTTTTCTGAGAACTTTGACAGGAAGTTCCTAGAATCTTCAAATGACTTTATGTGGTTAGGTGATGGAAGCTTTGGTGGTAAGGCTTCGGGGTTGGGCTTTATTAAAAAAATATTGCATGAAAATGAAATGCTGATTAAATCACCGCAAGTTCAAATTTCTATTCCCAAAATGGTTGTCCTGCGCTCAAGTATTTTTGATAATTTTATGCAACGCAATAATCTTTACGATATTGCTTTTTCAGATGCATCGGACATAAACATAATTAACAGTTTTCAGCAAGCTGAACTGCCGGTAGAAATTTTAGGTGATTTATGGTCCCTAATCTCATCAGTGACAATTCCATTAGCTGTCAGGTCGTCAAGTATATTAGAAGATGCATTATATGAACCATTTGCCGGTGTATATGCGACAAAAATGGTTTCTAATGTTCAGCCTTCAGCAGAAGTTCGATTCCAAAAATTGATAGAGGCAATAAAATTTGTTTATGCGAGCTTGTACTTTCATGAAAGTAAGGACTACTTTAATTCTACCAAAAATAAAATTGAAGAAGAAAAAATGGCAATTATTATTCAAGAAGTGGTAGGAGAAAAGTATAACAAAAGATTTTATCCTAATATATCGGGCGTTGTTAAGTCATATAATTATTACGCATTTGGTAAGCTTAAACCTGAAGATGGGATAGTCAATTTAGCATTAGGACTAGGCAAAACTATCGTTGATGGGGGCATTGTTTGGAGCTATTCGCCTGCTCATCCAAAATCTGCAATGCCTTTTGCCAACCCCGAAGATATGCTAAAGAATACTCAACTTAAGTTTTGGTCTGTTAATATGTCACCATTTATAAATTATGACCCTACTAAAGAAACAGAATTTTTAATTGAATGCGATTTAAAAGATGCAGATTATGATGGAACATTGAACCACATTGCTTCGACGTATGACGTAAATTCTGGCAGAATTGTTATTGGCACTTCAACAGAAGGCCCACGTATAATCAATTTTGCGCCTTTACTTACGTTTAATGAATATAACTTTAACGAATTAATGAAAACTGTCTTAAAAATTTGCGAAGATGCTGCTGATTGCCCTGTTGAAATTGAATTTGCAATTAATTTTTATAAGGATAAAATTTACTTTGGCTTTCTTCAATTGAGAGAAATGTCGATTCCTACTGAAGTTGTAGAAATTGATGAAAAAGAATTAAATGACGAAAATGTTTTGCTTGCATGCGATAAAGCATTAGGAAATGGTGTAGTCGATGACATAAAAGATGTTGTTTATGTTGTCCCTAAAAATTTTGATAAGAGTAAAACAAAACAAATTGCGATTGAAATAGAACAAATTAATAGAGAATTAGTCCGAGAAAAAATACCATATCTGTTAATTGGTTTTGGGCGATGGGGTAGTTCTGACCCTTGGCTAGGAATTCCAGTACAATGGGCACAAATTTCCGGAGCAAAGGTCATTGTAGAATCAACTTTATTTGAAATGAATGTGGACTTAAGTCAAGGTTCGCATTTCTTTCATAATATGACTAGCTTTAATGTAAAATATTTTTCAGTTAATTTTGAGGGTAAATATAAAATTGATTGGGAATGGCTTTATCGTCAAAATGTTGTACAAAAAACTGAAAATGTTGTTCATGTGAGATTGAATCAGTCATTAAAAATAAAAGTAGATGGTAGAAAAGGAATTGGGGTGATTAAAAAATGGTAAGTGAAAATAAACCGATTGATAATTTAGTGATAGAGCTTCAAGAGAGAGCAAAAGAATTAAATTGTCTTTATACTATTGAAGATAGTTTAAATAGATCAGATATTTCTCTGCGGCAAGCGTTCCATACTGTGATTAATGCAATTCCACCTGGTTGGCAGTTCCCACATCTTTGCAGAGCTAAACTTGTTTATGGGGGAATAGTTTATCAAACAAGTGACTTTGAAGAGACCAAATGGTTCATTGAATCTCCTATTATTGTTCAGGAAAAAACCGTTGGCTACATTAAAGTGTTTTACATCGAAAATGCACCGCCAGCGGATTATGGGCCATTCCTAAAAGAAGAAAAAAAACTACTTGACACTATTGCTGAAAGATTGGGTCATTTTATACTTCATCAGAAATTAAAAAATGTTTTTGCTGAGCTCAAGGCTGCAAGAGAAAGTTTTACAGAAAATACTAAGGGTGAATGGCGCATAATTCTTGATATGATTAGGAAAACTGATCCAAATTTATTTATGAGCCTTTTACGGAAAATTCTTCACTTGCTATGCTGGAAAGGTGTTGAAGAAGCTGAAATGCTGATGAAACACGCAAGTATTAAAGGGAAAAAATTTGAGGAGATAAATATAGAAGACGAAAATAAACCAAGTAAAGTGCCTAAAATTACTAATTATGATGAGTATGTAGACTCAATTTTAAGATTGGCCGACGAAAATTTTACCGATGAAATTATTTTAGCACGAATCCAAAAATGGATACAAGAAGATAAATCTAGTTTGTTAGTTAAAGTTGTTGAAAACCAAGATACCTCTTTAACAGATATTGCCGATGCAATTAGAAAATATTACCATTTAGCACCTGAGAAATTTGAACTTCCCCCTTCTACAATTAAAGGATTAAGAGTATCTTTATTAAGAAGATTCTTTACTGACCAGCTCGAGTTTATACGCGTTGCAAAAGATTATGTGAAATTAACAGACTTTTATCGTTTAATAGATAAAATGATTTTCCCTCAAGCTAGTCACGGTAAACTTGGCGGGAAAAGTGCCGGCTTGTTTCTTGCTTACCATTTATTACAAAAAGAAAGCGATAATAATCCTATCTTTAAAGAAATTAAAGTTCCTAATACCTGGTATTTAACATCCGATTGTGTTTTGTATTTTCTGCAATACAACAACTTAGAAGAAGTATATGAACAAAAGTATAAAGAAATTGAAGAAGTAAGAATCGAATACCCTCATTTGGTTCAATTGTTTAAGAATTCTGAATTCCCGGCAGATATTGTTAAAGGCTTGTCAGTAGCGCTTGATGATTTAGGTGATAAACCACTGATTGTTAGAAGTTCTAGTTTATTGGAAGACCAGCTTGGTGCTACATTCTCCGGCAAGTATAAAAGCTTGTTCCTTGCAAATCAAGGTACGAAACAGCAGAGATTAATAGCTTTAATGGATGCAATTGCAGAAGTATATGCCTCCACATTTAGTCCAGACCCAATTGAATACAGGGCAGAAAAAGGTTTGCTGGATTTCCATGAAGAAATGGGAATTATGATACAAGAAGTTGTAGGCACAAAAGTTGGTCATTACTTTCTACCTGCCTTCGCTGGTGTGGCTTTTAGTAATAATGAATTTAGATGGTCACCAAGAATAAGAAGAGAAGATGGTTTAATAAGAATTGTACCTGGCTTAGGTACTAGAGCAGTCGATAGACTAAGCGACGATTACCCAATCTTAGCAGCACCAGCAGTGCCGTCATTAAGAGTTAATGTTACTCCAGATGAAATGGTGAGATATTCCCCCAAAAAAATTGATGTCATTAATTTGAAAACTAATGAGTTTGAATCAATTAGTTTGACTGACCTGTTAAAACAGTACGGAAACGAGTTCCCCATGCTGCAAAAAATATTTTCTGTTTACGATGGTAATATGGTGCGACCAGCAACTCAGTTTGATTTAAATGATGACAAATATGATTTTATTGCTACTTTTGACGAATTATTTTCGAGGACTGATTTTCTTAAAAAAGTTGATGTAATCCTTAAAACACTACAAGCAAAAATTGGAGCTCCGGTAGATATTGAATTTGCTCATAATGGTAAAGATTTTTATTTGTTGCAGTGTAGACCTCAAAGTTTTTCCAGCGAAATAAGTGCAGACTATATCCCTAAAGATGTCCCTTCAGAACGAATAATTTTTACGGCAAGAAAGTATGTATCAAATGGTAAAGTGCCTGAAATAACCCACATTGTTTACGTTGACCCAATTCAATACTCTCAATTGGGCGATAGGAATAAAATGCTGCAAGTAGGAAGAGCAGTGGGCAAATTAAATAAACTACTCCCTAAAAGAAGATTTGTGTTAATGGGACCAGGCAGGTGGGGTAGCAGAGGAGATATAAAACTTGGCGTTAGTGTTACTTACTCTGAAATAAATAATACTGCTATGCTAATTGAGATTGCAAGAAAAAAAGGTAACTATTTACCTGATCTTTCGTTTGGGACACATTTTTTCCAAGATTTAGTAGAATCACGCATAAGATATTTGCCACTTTATCCAGATGACCCGGGGATAATTTTTAACGAGGAATTTTTAACAAATTCTAAAAACATTCTGCGGGAAATATTGCCAGAATATTCTTATTTGGAAGAGACAATAAAAGTGCTGGATATTAGTGCTTTAACAGATGGATTAATTTTAAAAATTTTATTAAATGCCGAACTGGGTGAAGCAATAGGATATTTAACTTCTCCTTCGGCAGAAAATGAATTGGAAAGAACTTCAAAAGAAATAGTCCAACATCAAGAAGCAGACCATTGGCGATGGCGTATGAAAATGGCTGAAAAAATTGCATCTGAATTGGATGCTGAAAAGTTTGGCGTTAAGGGGATATACGTATTTGGTAGTACGAAAAATGCAGTTGCTGGTCCCGGAAGTGATATAGATTTACTTGTTCATATAGAAAATGATAAAATGAGAATTGAAGAACTTAATTTATGGTTTGAAGGATGGAGTTTATGTTTGAGCGAAATGAATTATCAACGTACGGGCTACAAATCTCAGGGACTATTGGATGTTCATTATATTACAGATGAAGACATTGCCAATAAAAACAGCTACGCAATGAAAATTGGTGCGGTAACCGATGCTGCACGTCCACTTAAAACAAAACAAAAGAAAAATTTATAATAAAATCCTTTCTGCTGTACTTAATTTTTCAAGGTCAAATTTGATGAGTGCTAATTCTTTGCCATCATGCGCAGCTGAAAAACAGTAAGTTCGGCCAATTTTATCTTTCCAGCTCCCTGTAATTCTTGCCGATTCGTGAACATGCCCATGCATTGTTAGCAAAGGCTGTTTTTTTATGATAAATTTTTTTATTGCTACACTACCTATATGTACATCAAGCGGGGCATAGTCTACCATTTTACCATCTAATGCAGCACGGTCGAGATTTGTTCTGTAAGGAGGAGAGTGCATTAGAAATATAGAACTTTCCAAATTATGATTATCTGTAAGAATTTCTAAATCCTTAGCAATTGTTGAAAGCTTTTTTTCGCTGTCAGATATTTCAATTGTGCGAAAGCCTTCTTCAGGAGAAATACAGCCAGGGTCAACATACCTTGAAACATCATATTTCTCCCAGTCCTTTAATTTGAAAGGTGATGGAACAGTGTAAGAATATCCAAATATTTTATAATTTTTATATTCACTCACCTTAAAATGTATATATTCCCAAACTCCAAGTTCTTCTGCTTGCATAATTTGTTGTTCTTCTGCTTTTGCATCGTCATTGCCTAGAATTACAAATAATTTTGGATATTTTTCTTTTAGTTCACTTTTTAGTTTTAATAAGCGAGTTATCAGGAAATTATTAATAAATTCTTTGGGTAAATTTTTTGATGAAGTAAAGTGAAATTTCCCGGAAGGGAATAAATCGCCGCCTAAAAAAACTAACTCAGGATTTTCATTTTTTATTTCGTTAAATAATTTTTCGTAACGTTCTGTATTACCGTGTAAATCAGAGACAAAAAAACAGTTTATCATTATAAAGAATAAAATGTATTATTTACTAAAACTAACCTATAAAAAAAAATCGTGTGATAAAAACTACTTTCACTTGACATAGAAAATTTATCCCCTATTTTAGCACTCGCATTTAATTATTTATTGAGATGATAGCTATAATAGATTACGGTGATGGGACCTGTAAATTAGTTTCAGATATACTTTCAAAGTATAAAATAGAAAATAAGATTACGAATACTGAGTCAGAAATAGCAAAGGCTGATAAAATAATCTTTTCTGGGATTGGTCCGGCTATTTTTGCTGCAAAAAAACTACATCTTCTAAATCTTTTTTCAATGTTTAGAATAATAAAAAAACCTTTTTTGGGTATAGGATTGGGGATGCAACTTCTTTGTGAAAAATCCAAAGAAGGAGATGTTGTTGGACTTGGAATAATTCCAGTTACTGCCGAAAAGTTTGATGGTAGTAAAGTAAAAGTTCCACAATCGGGCAAAAATAAAGTAAAGCAGATTAAAGAATGTAAGCTATTTAAGGGAATTAAAGATAATGAGTTATTCGAGTACACAAATTCTTATTATGTCCCCATAAATGAATATACAGTTGCAACGTCAGTATATGATGTAGAATTTTCCGCTGCAGTTCAAAAAGAGAATTACTATGGGGTGCAATTTCATCCCGAATTAAATGGTGAAGTTGGTCAAAAGCTTCTAATGAATTTCATTAATTTATAGCTAAGTGAAATTTACCTAAAATTTATTTCATCCTTGTTTTTTTCAGCATCAAACCAATTATGAATGAAGTCGTAAAAATTTTTTCCACCGTTGTAATTATATTCATTCGTCTTAGAGGAATAAGTATAATTTTTTGACCAGTTTTTAGCTTTCAAAATAGTTTCTTCAATAGCACTAATGATAAATTCAATTTCATCATTTGTCATTGTTGGGTGAAGAGAAATTCTTACCCAGCCTGGCTTTTCTGAAAAATCGCCTTGATTAATTTTATCTGTAATTCTTTTCGAACGAGTTGGGTCAACGTGCAGTAAATAATGTCCATAAGTGCCAGCGCACGAACAACCGCCCCTTACTTGTATTCCAAATTTATCGTTTAGCAATTTTACCATTAGATTGTAATGTATGTCTTCCACATAAAAAGATATTACTCCAAGTCGTTCTTCAATTTCTTGAGCAAGTACATGAATTTGGGGCAAGTTCTTAAGCTTGTAAAACGCAAGTTGCAATAATTCATTTTCTCGTTGTAAAATTTTTTCGACTGACATTTCTTCTTTCAGTTTAATTGCTAGGGCAGCTTTAATAGCTTGTAAAAAG
This window encodes:
- a CDS encoding PEP/pyruvate-binding domain-containing protein — encoded protein: MWLGDGSFGGKASGLGFIKKILHENEMLIKSPQVQISIPKMVVLRSSIFDNFMQRNNLYDIAFSDASDINIINSFQQAELPVEILGDLWSLISSVTIPLAVRSSSILEDALYEPFAGVYATKMVSNVQPSAEVRFQKLIEAIKFVYASLYFHESKDYFNSTKNKIEEEKMAIIIQEVVGEKYNKRFYPNISGVVKSYNYYAFGKLKPEDGIVNLALGLGKTIVDGGIVWSYSPAHPKSAMPFANPEDMLKNTQLKFWSVNMSPFINYDPTKETEFLIECDLKDADYDGTLNHIASTYDVNSGRIVIGTSTEGPRIINFAPLLTFNEYNFNELMKTVLKICEDAADCPVEIEFAINFYKDKIYFGFLQLREMSIPTEVVEIDEKELNDENVLLACDKALGNGVVDDIKDVVYVVPKNFDKSKTKQIAIEIEQINRELVREKIPYLLIGFGRWGSSDPWLGIPVQWAQISGAKVIVESTLFEMNVDLSQGSHFFHNMTSFNVKYFSVNFEGKYKIDWEWLYRQNVVQKTENVVHVRLNQSLKIKVDGRKGIGVIKKW
- a CDS encoding PEP/pyruvate-binding domain-containing protein; translation: MVSENKPIDNLVIELQERAKELNCLYTIEDSLNRSDISLRQAFHTVINAIPPGWQFPHLCRAKLVYGGIVYQTSDFEETKWFIESPIIVQEKTVGYIKVFYIENAPPADYGPFLKEEKKLLDTIAERLGHFILHQKLKNVFAELKAARESFTENTKGEWRIILDMIRKTDPNLFMSLLRKILHLLCWKGVEEAEMLMKHASIKGKKFEEINIEDENKPSKVPKITNYDEYVDSILRLADENFTDEIILARIQKWIQEDKSSLLVKVVENQDTSLTDIADAIRKYYHLAPEKFELPPSTIKGLRVSLLRRFFTDQLEFIRVAKDYVKLTDFYRLIDKMIFPQASHGKLGGKSAGLFLAYHLLQKESDNNPIFKEIKVPNTWYLTSDCVLYFLQYNNLEEVYEQKYKEIEEVRIEYPHLVQLFKNSEFPADIVKGLSVALDDLGDKPLIVRSSSLLEDQLGATFSGKYKSLFLANQGTKQQRLIALMDAIAEVYASTFSPDPIEYRAEKGLLDFHEEMGIMIQEVVGTKVGHYFLPAFAGVAFSNNEFRWSPRIRREDGLIRIVPGLGTRAVDRLSDDYPILAAPAVPSLRVNVTPDEMVRYSPKKIDVINLKTNEFESISLTDLLKQYGNEFPMLQKIFSVYDGNMVRPATQFDLNDDKYDFIATFDELFSRTDFLKKVDVILKTLQAKIGAPVDIEFAHNGKDFYLLQCRPQSFSSEISADYIPKDVPSERIIFTARKYVSNGKVPEITHIVYVDPIQYSQLGDRNKMLQVGRAVGKLNKLLPKRRFVLMGPGRWGSRGDIKLGVSVTYSEINNTAMLIEIARKKGNYLPDLSFGTHFFQDLVESRIRYLPLYPDDPGIIFNEEFLTNSKNILREILPEYSYLEETIKVLDISALTDGLILKILLNAELGEAIGYLTSPSAENELERTSKEIVQHQEADHWRWRMKMAEKIASELDAEKFGVKGIYVFGSTKNAVAGPGSDIDLLVHIENDKMRIEELNLWFEGWSLCLSEMNYQRTGYKSQGLLDVHYITDEDIANKNSYAMKIGAVTDAARPLKTKQKKNL
- a CDS encoding metallophosphoesterase — its product is MINCFFVSDLHGNTERYEKLFNEIKNENPELVFLGGDLFPSGKFHFTSSKNLPKEFINNFLITRLLKLKSELKEKYPKLFVILGNDDAKAEEQQIMQAEELGVWEYIHFKVSEYKNYKIFGYSYTVPSPFKLKDWEKYDVSRYVDPGCISPEEGFRTIEISDSEKKLSTIAKDLEILTDNHNLESSIFLMHSPPYRTNLDRAALDGKMVDYAPLDVHIGSVAIKKFIIKKQPLLTMHGHVHESARITGSWKDKIGRTYCFSAAHDGKELALIKFDLEKLSTAERILL
- the hisH gene encoding imidazole glycerol phosphate synthase subunit HisH, translated to MIAIIDYGDGTCKLVSDILSKYKIENKITNTESEIAKADKIIFSGIGPAIFAAKKLHLLNLFSMFRIIKKPFLGIGLGMQLLCEKSKEGDVVGLGIIPVTAEKFDGSKVKVPQSGKNKVKQIKECKLFKGIKDNELFEYTNSYYVPINEYTVATSVYDVEFSAAVQKENYYGVQFHPELNGEVGQKLLMNFINL